One Cucurbita pepo subsp. pepo cultivar mu-cu-16 chromosome LG07, ASM280686v2, whole genome shotgun sequence genomic region harbors:
- the LOC111799102 gene encoding phytosulfokines-like: protein MSKLVSLFSIVALVTMSLLSFSEARPIATSTATFLDLNHIAHQVVSEKSHDDVCEGGETMECLARSTFEAHTDYIYTDDTKS, encoded by the exons ATGTCGAAGCTCGTGTCTCTCTTCTCCATCGTAGCGCTCGTGACAATGTCCCTTCTCTCCTTCTCTGAAGCTCGTCCCATCGCTACATCCACCGCCACTTTCCTCGACCTCAACCATATCGCGCATCAG GTCGTTTCTGAAAAGAGTCACGACGATGTTTGCGAGGGAGGAGAGACAATGGAGTGCCTGGCTAGAAGCACGTTCGAGGCTCATACCGATTACATCTATACCGATGATACCAAGTCATGA